The Pseudochaenichthys georgianus chromosome 24, fPseGeo1.2, whole genome shotgun sequence genome includes a region encoding these proteins:
- the LOC117439935 gene encoding cholesterol 24-hydroxylase-like has protein sequence MAVFYVILSWTVLFLLSLLFIAFLGFCMYMKYIHMAYDYIPGPPRDNFLLGHIPTFLRALKNGDVIHDTFLEWSENYGPVCRINFLHQIMVLVTSPEGTKEILMSPKYPKDYFYKKIGNLFGMRFLGNGLITAQDHEQWYKQRRIMDPAFSSLYLRGLMDTFDERAEKLMTKLTDVADNQAEASMLQLMNSVTLDVIAKIAFGVDLDQIKDKSVFTKAIQLTLKGMVYNIRDIFFKYYPKNQPFIKEVKEACRLLRATGTQWINERKTAMLNGEDVPKDILTQIIKTAGKEDSMTSEDEELMLDNFVTFFIAGQETTANQLAFCIQELTRHPDILEKLKNEVDDVIGMKQIIIYDDLGKLIYLSQVLKETLRLYPIAPATTRAIPEDTVIDGIKLPKGAVCFFNTYTTGRMEKFFKDPLTFDPNRFHPDAPKPYYCYFPFSLGPRACLGQNFAQMEAKLVMAKLIQRFDFTLSPGQSFDILDNGALRPKSGVVCSIRHRKHNT, from the exons ATGGCAGTATTCTATGTGATTTTGAGCTggactgttttgtttttgctgtCTCTGCTTTTCATAGCGTTCCTTGGTTTCTGCATGTACATGAAATACATTCATATGGCATATGACTACATTCCTGGGCCACCGAGAGACAA TTTTCTCCTCGGACATATTCCAACGTTTTTGAGGGCATTGAAAAATGGTGACGTTATACACGACACATTTCTGGAATG GTCTGAGAATTACGGGCCTGTTTGCAGGATAAATTTCCTGCATCAGATCATGGTCCTTGTAACCAGCCCAGAGGGAACCAAG GAGATCCTGATGTCCCCAAAGTATCCGAAAGATTATTTCTACAAGAAAATCGGCAATCTGTTTGGTATGAg GTTCCTAGGTAATGGCCTGATAACAGCACAAGATCATGAACAGTGGTATAAACAGCGCCGGATCATGGACCCAGCGTTCAGTAGCTT GTATCTGAGAGGTCTAATGGACACCTTCGATGAGAGGGCAGAGAAACTGATGACAAAACTGACAGATGTCGCTGATAACCAAGCGGAGGCCAGCATGCTCCAATTGATGAACTCTGTTACCCTTGATGTTATCGCTAAG ATTGCCTTTGGTGTGGATCTAGACCAAATTAAGGATAAGtcagtgtttactaaagccATCCAGTTAACTCTGAAGGGGATGGTCTACAACATCAGAGACATCTTTTTTAAA TACTATCCCAAGAACCAACCGTTCATTAAAGAAGTGAAGGAAGCCTGCCGCCTGCTGCGCGCAACTGGAACTCAGTGGATAAATGAAAGAAAGACTGCCATGCTAAATGGCGAGGACGTCCCGAAGGACATCCTCACACAGATCATCAAAACAGCTGGCAAAG AGGACAGCATGACTTCAGAAGATGAGGAGCTGATGTTGGACAATTTCGTGACATTTTTCATCGCTG GGCAAGAAACAACTGCCAATCAGCTGGCTTTTTGCATCCAGGAACTGACAAGACATCCTGACATACTGGAGAA ATTAAAGAATGAGGTTGATGACGTAATTGGAATGAAACAGATCATCATTTATGACGATCTGGGAAAACTGATCTACCTCTCACAG GTGCTAAAAGAGACTCTGAGGCTATACCCGATAGCTCCAGCCACTACTCGTGCAATACCGGAAGACACTGTCATCGACGGTATCAAGTTGCCTAAAGGGGCcgtgtgtttt TTCAACACGTATACGACCGGGAGAATGGAAAAATTCTTCAAGGACCCGCTGACATTTGATCCGAACAGATTTCACCCAGATGCTCCCAA GCCCTATTACTGCTACTTCCCCTTTTCCCTCGGCCCACGTGCATGCCTGGGACAGAACTTTGCTCAG ATGGAAGCGAAATTGGTAATGGCCAAGCTGATCCAGAGGTTTGACTTTACGCTTTCACCGGGGCAGAGCTTTGACATCTTGGACAATGGCGCCCTCAGGCCGAAGAGTGGAGTGGTGTGCTCTATCAGACACAGGAAGCACAATACATAG